The window TCGGAAAGATGATGAATTTGATAGCTGTCCTCGTTTCCCCGTTGATCTGCACCTCTGTGAAGGCAGGTACACACACGAGGTTAACACCACTCGGAGCAAGGTAGCCTCTTGCGATAGCTATGGCCTTCACAGCCTGGTTCACCGCGCCGGCCCCGATCGCTTGAAGTTCCGCTTTCCCTTTCTCTCTGAT is drawn from Thermotoga sp. and contains these coding sequences:
- a CDS encoding stage V sporulation protein S encodes the protein MEVLKVASNSNPNKVAGALAGVIREKGKAELQAIGAGAVNQAVKAIAIARGYLAPSGVNLVCVPAFTEVQINGETRTAIKFIIFPRD